Proteins co-encoded in one Kribbella qitaiheensis genomic window:
- a CDS encoding GNAT family N-acetyltransferase, whose amino-acid sequence MTVTLRAAEAGDVDAVASIWYAGWGDGHIGNVPDELVAVRTKESFWDRVPERIGDTTVAVAGDEVAGFVMVVADEVEQVYVSGDHRGSGVAGVLIADAERQVKANGHDEAWLAVATGNARARRFYERSGWADSGAFDYPAITEHGPIPVPCHRYTKKV is encoded by the coding sequence TCGATGCCGTCGCCTCGATCTGGTACGCCGGATGGGGCGACGGTCATATCGGAAATGTGCCGGATGAGCTGGTGGCGGTCCGGACCAAGGAGTCCTTCTGGGACAGGGTTCCGGAGCGGATCGGGGACACCACGGTCGCGGTGGCCGGTGATGAGGTGGCCGGGTTCGTGATGGTGGTGGCCGACGAGGTCGAGCAGGTCTACGTCTCCGGCGATCACCGCGGCTCGGGGGTGGCCGGCGTCCTGATCGCCGATGCCGAACGCCAGGTCAAGGCGAACGGCCACGACGAAGCCTGGCTCGCGGTTGCCACTGGCAACGCCCGCGCCCGCCGCTTCTACGAGCGCAGCGGCTGGGCCGACAGCGGCGCCTTCGACTACCCCGCGATCACGGAGCACGGACCGATCCCCGTGCCCTGTCACCGCTACACGAAGAAGGTCTGA